Proteins encoded together in one Flavobacteriales bacterium window:
- a CDS encoding T9SS type A sorting domain-containing protein produces MHLRYALPAMGAFFGLAAKAQPTLTAANDIPLDGMEFIVLTVDNFTSIGGAGTNVTWDYWNMLVPNTGTRNFRWFNASVTPSAALVPSASLLSTDGGTDTTFWDVDADGLVQVGSRTNLTGGVINYSDPFTELKLPCTYLTAWTDQHAASYSISGFPVTRTGTITGIADAYGQLELPNNYQHDVLRVKVRRQITDAAAIATTVRIETVNYYYQSMARYPKLKLQVDSVQINGGAWAVTKRAEWTGEGFTVGLPEDFSDEDVFTAYPNPTDGPLTIEVADGIGARVEIADAAGRIVESFTLSSDRAVIGAAHLGAGAYLVSVTARNGDRRVQRVVVQ; encoded by the coding sequence ATGCACCTTCGTTACGCGCTGCCCGCCATGGGCGCATTCTTCGGCCTCGCCGCAAAGGCCCAGCCCACGCTCACCGCTGCCAACGATATCCCCTTGGACGGGATGGAGTTCATCGTTCTGACGGTGGATAATTTCACCTCCATCGGCGGTGCCGGCACCAACGTCACTTGGGACTACTGGAACATGCTGGTGCCCAACACCGGCACCCGTAACTTCCGGTGGTTCAATGCTTCGGTAACGCCCAGCGCGGCGCTCGTTCCCAGTGCTTCACTCCTGAGCACCGATGGCGGAACCGATACCACATTCTGGGACGTGGATGCCGATGGGCTCGTGCAAGTGGGATCGCGCACCAACCTGACCGGCGGGGTGATCAACTACTCCGACCCCTTCACCGAACTGAAACTGCCCTGCACCTACCTCACCGCGTGGACCGACCAGCACGCGGCCAGCTATTCCATCAGCGGCTTCCCGGTCACGCGCACAGGCACCATCACGGGCATCGCTGACGCCTATGGCCAGCTGGAACTACCGAATAACTACCAGCATGATGTGCTGCGCGTGAAGGTGCGCCGCCAGATCACCGATGCGGCTGCGATCGCCACGACGGTCCGCATCGAAACCGTGAACTATTACTACCAGTCAATGGCTCGGTATCCCAAGCTGAAGCTGCAGGTCGATTCGGTGCAGATCAATGGCGGAGCATGGGCCGTGACCAAGCGCGCTGAGTGGACCGGCGAAGGATTCACCGTAGGCCTTCCGGAGGATTTCTCGGACGAAGACGTATTCACCGCCTATCCGAACCCCACCGATGGGCCGCTCACCATCGAGGTGGCCGATGGCATCGGGGCGCGCGTGGAGATCGCTGACGCAGCGGGCCGCATCGTCGAGAGCTTCACGTTAAGCAGTGATCGTGCTGTGATCGGTGCAGCGCACCTGGGTGCTGGCGCCTACCTGGTGAGCGTCACCGCGCGCAACGGCGATCGCCGCGTGCAACGCGTGGTGGTGCAATAG
- a CDS encoding CPBP family intramembrane metalloprotease translates to MIGHREAEKPRASRWAWAMAAFTLVGMGGGGWLLITQVQDRDALALLLGPWHWGVQSVIGIGAGIIIAWVAWWIIARPDMAEVRMRYAGLVRELMPDRSLQLAVSLSAGIGEELFFRGALQHWLGIPLTAVLFVALHGYLPLRNIPLFRYGLYLTFAMLGIGWAADHCGLLLAMAAHAVIDAVLIRRLVGEAGDSEKGPPRDP, encoded by the coding sequence ATGATAGGTCACCGCGAAGCGGAGAAGCCGCGTGCATCGCGTTGGGCCTGGGCCATGGCGGCCTTCACCCTTGTGGGCATGGGCGGCGGCGGCTGGCTGCTGATCACGCAGGTACAGGACCGTGATGCGCTCGCGCTCTTGCTCGGGCCTTGGCATTGGGGAGTGCAGTCGGTCATCGGCATCGGCGCGGGGATCATCATCGCGTGGGTCGCGTGGTGGATCATCGCTCGGCCTGATATGGCTGAAGTGCGCATGCGCTACGCGGGCTTGGTGCGCGAGCTCATGCCTGACCGGTCGCTGCAGCTTGCGGTTTCGCTCAGCGCGGGGATTGGCGAAGAGCTGTTCTTCCGCGGCGCGCTGCAGCATTGGCTGGGCATCCCGCTCACCGCTGTGCTCTTCGTGGCGCTGCACGGTTACCTGCCACTTCGCAATATCCCGCTCTTCCGCTACGGGCTCTACCTGACCTTCGCCATGCTGGGCATCGGCTGGGCCGCTGACCACTGCGGATTGCTGCTGGCGATGGCGGCTCACGCCGTGATCGATGCGGTCCTGATCAGACGATTGGTGGGGGAGGCCGGCGATTCGGAGAAAGGCCCTCCGCGAGATCCTTGA
- a CDS encoding metallophosphoesterase yields MSGSRKYRVRSRSQALGIFGVHLFASSFYPSATLFAQRSPFNGLEVLPADSTGHYRILIGGHFHGESSNRSGYPASTLLANLDTINALGAHLFLSTGDLFMDAKKDSARYARALFSKLKVPFFNAPGNHDLKPHTGDLFEELGRIQRGSDLLFILNTELNEGALSDKALDQLRSVSDPLSSFALQRVFIFSHRPIWAEDDPQYSDLFKDNTRSLTGTNFRKEVYPILEQIAEHAQVYWISGSLGGQAPSSIFFQKHATNITYIQCAIRDEPRDALLIADAYPDTVEWSALSLTGQELQSPETYDAAWWRAQSGRGEGFNWRLLPYRIKRMVTRSEFWWGASFALLLVLVLRRIHRRW; encoded by the coding sequence ATGAGCGGTTCGCGCAAGTATCGCGTCCGGAGCCGCAGCCAAGCGCTGGGCATCTTCGGCGTACATCTCTTCGCTTCTTCCTTCTATCCCAGTGCCACCCTATTCGCGCAGCGCTCGCCTTTCAATGGCTTGGAGGTGCTGCCTGCCGATAGCACCGGCCATTACCGCATCCTCATCGGCGGGCACTTCCACGGCGAGAGCAGCAACCGCAGCGGGTATCCGGCCTCCACGCTGCTTGCGAACCTGGATACGATCAACGCGCTTGGGGCGCACCTCTTCCTCAGCACGGGTGATCTCTTCATGGATGCGAAGAAGGACAGCGCGCGCTATGCACGTGCGCTATTCAGCAAGTTGAAGGTGCCCTTCTTCAATGCGCCGGGGAATCATGACTTGAAGCCCCATACCGGTGATTTGTTCGAAGAGCTTGGTCGGATCCAACGCGGATCAGACTTGCTTTTCATCTTGAATACTGAACTGAACGAAGGCGCTTTGAGCGACAAGGCGCTCGATCAACTGCGCTCGGTGAGCGATCCACTCTCGAGCTTTGCGCTGCAGCGTGTCTTCATCTTCTCTCATCGCCCCATCTGGGCCGAGGACGACCCTCAGTATTCCGATCTCTTCAAGGACAACACCCGCTCGCTCACCGGCACCAACTTCCGGAAAGAGGTCTATCCGATCCTGGAGCAGATCGCCGAGCATGCGCAGGTCTATTGGATCAGCGGAAGCTTGGGCGGGCAGGCGCCGAGCAGCATCTTCTTCCAGAAGCATGCTACGAACATCACCTACATCCAATGCGCCATCCGCGATGAGCCGCGCGATGCCCTGCTGATCGCCGATGCGTATCCCGATACCGTGGAATGGAGCGCGCTCTCGCTCACGGGCCAGGAGCTGCAATCGCCGGAGACCTACGATGCGGCCTGGTGGCGCGCGCAGTCGGGCAGGGGCGAGGGCTTCAACTGGCGCTTGCTCCCGTACCGGATCAAGCGCATGGTGACCCGTTCCGAGTTCTGGTGGGGGGCATCCTTCGCGCTGCTGCTCGTCTTGGTGCTGCGCCGGATCCACCGTCGGTGGTGA
- a CDS encoding T9SS type A sorting domain-containing protein has protein sequence MAIGKLRAATYGRGIWEADLFFSPFASVTEIGASTPPRIVPIDHEGRFRLNLAQEHGALRQVRVMDASGRMVLEQRAATGIIDLSARAASAYIVQVITDRGLWNQRLVR, from the coding sequence ATGGCCATCGGAAAGCTGCGCGCAGCCACTTATGGCCGCGGCATCTGGGAGGCGGATCTGTTCTTCTCACCCTTCGCTTCAGTGACCGAGATCGGGGCCAGCACGCCGCCACGCATCGTGCCCATCGACCACGAGGGCCGATTCAGATTGAATCTGGCCCAAGAGCATGGCGCCCTGCGGCAAGTGCGCGTGATGGACGCATCGGGACGGATGGTCCTGGAACAGCGTGCAGCCACCGGCATCATCGACCTGAGCGCGCGCGCTGCATCTGCCTACATCGTGCAGGTGATCACGGACAGGGGCCTCTGGAACCAGCGGCTGGTGCGCTGA
- a CDS encoding CotH kinase family protein, giving the protein MPKPNRPTAKAPRKRRWPWVLGIVAALFIVGGFGADRLLKSKRHPGLAVFAKQLVRNYPKGFAHEPETITIRIKEHDLEEIERVVEEARARGVILPEGNSYVPAEIDGGAGVFKAKVRIKGKLTDHVEGKKWSLRVIAKKDGGFKGMQRFSLQHPGTRNYLCDWLYHRLMKAEGVAALQYGFVRVRLNDDDLGIYAYEEHFGPELLARNGRAPGPLFRFDPALFWEHRLNEMNKVRFDEPFAAYQAASLDAFGSSELEKDKEARERFEEAVALVDGFRRGYLSASEVFDADRIARHHAILDLVGGHHSMDWSDVKFYYDPLAKRVEPVSYESFSAHGIRTLAGSNKFIGRSDPGMDLHTQWFNDEALFRAYVQHLERVSRTTWLDSAFTAVKPALDSASATLYREFPYKELDRSVYYGNQKIIRKLLDPPKALHAYLGDNGPDTVRVTVVPIEGLPIEVHALLLPDGTRAIPIGPAIVPVRKPGRVGEPMELRFAVKQKVGRGDLKLECSVLGASVKRNVEVFPYSLLDGAAITRMPSVDPRTLPFLAFDDQARVITIKPGDWSIAADVDMPAGYTVRAGAPLSLSIGKGVRLRSRSPLDWRGLNEAPIRILNHGELQLLECRKESVMEGVMVEGSGTVLVHESPLRMTRSAFATTGTSDHFTVVRSTVKMKEVVFAGGNDGLTVIASYLQADECEVRGVKDDGLVLRGGRATWENGVLLGGKGAALKLGVQGEAVIKGSSIGSQGDGVEVRDGSGLEVVNCTIEAKGNGIVVKELERISGPSRVALKATAITAGGKELLPGEGNEVSLDGKSESAVAP; this is encoded by the coding sequence ATGCCGAAGCCGAACAGACCAACTGCCAAAGCCCCGCGCAAACGCCGCTGGCCATGGGTTCTGGGCATCGTGGCCGCGCTGTTCATCGTGGGCGGCTTCGGTGCCGATCGGCTGCTGAAGAGCAAGCGGCATCCTGGCTTGGCGGTCTTCGCGAAGCAATTGGTGCGCAACTACCCCAAGGGATTCGCGCATGAGCCGGAGACCATCACCATCCGCATCAAGGAGCATGACTTGGAGGAGATCGAGCGCGTGGTGGAGGAGGCCCGCGCACGCGGCGTGATCCTGCCCGAGGGCAACAGCTATGTGCCCGCCGAGATCGATGGCGGTGCGGGCGTCTTCAAGGCCAAGGTGCGGATCAAGGGCAAGCTCACCGACCATGTGGAGGGCAAGAAGTGGAGCCTGCGCGTGATCGCCAAGAAGGACGGCGGGTTCAAGGGCATGCAGCGCTTCTCCTTGCAGCACCCCGGCACGCGGAACTACCTCTGCGATTGGCTCTACCACCGGCTCATGAAGGCCGAAGGCGTGGCCGCGCTCCAATACGGCTTCGTCCGCGTGCGCCTCAACGACGATGACCTCGGCATCTACGCATACGAGGAGCACTTCGGCCCGGAATTGCTCGCGCGCAACGGCCGCGCCCCCGGTCCGCTCTTCCGTTTCGATCCCGCGCTGTTCTGGGAGCACCGCCTGAACGAGATGAACAAGGTTCGCTTCGACGAGCCTTTCGCCGCGTACCAGGCCGCATCGCTCGATGCCTTCGGAAGCAGCGAGCTGGAGAAGGACAAGGAAGCGCGGGAGCGATTCGAGGAGGCCGTGGCCTTGGTCGATGGCTTCCGGCGCGGGTACTTGAGCGCTTCGGAGGTCTTCGATGCCGACCGCATCGCGCGCCACCACGCCATCCTCGACCTCGTGGGCGGCCACCACAGCATGGATTGGAGCGACGTGAAGTTCTACTACGATCCGCTCGCCAAGCGCGTGGAGCCGGTGAGCTACGAGAGCTTCAGCGCGCATGGCATCCGCACGCTCGCGGGCAGCAACAAGTTCATCGGCCGCAGCGATCCGGGCATGGACCTGCACACGCAATGGTTCAACGACGAGGCCCTCTTCCGCGCCTACGTGCAGCATCTCGAGCGCGTGAGCCGCACGACCTGGCTCGATAGCGCCTTCACCGCCGTGAAGCCCGCGCTCGACAGCGCCAGCGCCACGCTCTATCGCGAGTTCCCCTACAAGGAACTGGACCGCAGCGTTTACTACGGCAATCAGAAGATCATACGCAAGCTGCTCGATCCACCTAAGGCGCTTCACGCCTACCTGGGTGACAATGGTCCCGACACCGTACGTGTGACCGTGGTGCCTATTGAAGGTTTGCCCATCGAGGTGCACGCGCTGCTGCTGCCCGACGGCACGCGGGCGATTCCCATCGGTCCTGCGATCGTGCCGGTGCGCAAGCCGGGCCGCGTGGGCGAGCCGATGGAGCTGCGCTTCGCTGTAAAGCAGAAGGTGGGGCGCGGCGACTTGAAGCTCGAGTGCTCCGTGCTCGGCGCTTCAGTGAAACGGAACGTGGAGGTCTTCCCCTATTCCTTGCTCGATGGAGCGGCGATAACTCGCATGCCCAGCGTTGATCCGCGGACCTTGCCCTTCCTGGCCTTCGATGATCAAGCGCGCGTGATCACGATCAAGCCGGGGGATTGGTCCATCGCAGCGGATGTGGACATGCCGGCCGGTTACACGGTGCGGGCCGGGGCGCCACTGAGCTTAAGCATCGGGAAGGGCGTGAGGCTGCGGTCGAGGTCGCCGCTGGATTGGAGAGGCCTGAACGAAGCGCCCATCCGGATCTTGAACCACGGCGAGCTGCAGTTGCTGGAATGCCGGAAGGAATCAGTGATGGAAGGTGTTATGGTGGAAGGCTCGGGCACGGTGCTCGTGCATGAGTCGCCCCTGCGCATGACACGTAGCGCATTCGCCACCACCGGCACGAGCGACCATTTCACGGTGGTGCGCAGCACGGTGAAGATGAAGGAGGTCGTGTTCGCTGGAGGGAACGATGGCCTCACGGTGATCGCCTCGTATCTGCAAGCGGATGAATGCGAAGTGCGCGGCGTGAAGGACGATGGCCTGGTGCTGCGTGGCGGAAGGGCAACCTGGGAGAATGGCGTGCTGCTCGGCGGCAAGGGCGCAGCGCTGAAGCTGGGCGTGCAGGGCGAGGCGGTAATCAAAGGTAGCAGCATCGGGTCCCAAGGTGACGGAGTTGAGGTGCGCGATGGCTCGGGACTGGAAGTCGTGAATTGCACGATCGAGGCGAAAGGCAACGGCATCGTGGTGAAGGAACTGGAGCGCATCAGCGGCCCGAGCCGGGTTGCGCTGAAGGCCACCGCGATCACCGCGGGAGGGAAGGAATTGCTTCCCGGCGAGGGCAACGAGGTTTCGCTCGATGGAAAGTCCGAAAGCGCGGTTGCCCCATGA
- a CDS encoding fibronectin type III domain-containing protein, producing MTRIALPAFLLLPATLLAQAPNDDCSSPIAIACGQALEGSTEGATADAAPTCGATVTAPGVWFSITGNGQQITLSTCPDEQYDTKLNVYTGSCSDLVCVAGNDDANGDVFCSTVSFASESGTDYLVLVQGYDGDTGPFTLTASCEGITFDVCQGALPITCNQTFNGSTESATPDAAPFCETGITAPGAWYSFVGTGQQTVISTCPDEQFDTKLNVYTGPCDALVCATGNDDAAEGVYCSTATFVAQAGTTYYVLVQGYDGETGPFELTVNCLSCGAPLDAGVLASDVTATVNWASTNTSATYTVEYGPAGFTLGTGTVLSGAVGIDGPPVQLTGLTPTTDYEAYIQEQCGADLSPMAGPLAFTTLTDPPAVNALCGGALPITCGGEVTGNTESGSIGAAPTCAAANITARGLWYSFTGNGDDATLSTCLNSGYDTKLSVFTGSCSALTCVAGNDDGPNCPGNSSEVTFQTTAGTDYLVLVHGYGADEGDFLLRLTCTPACAPVENDACTDASELTVQLPGGCESSTGTTVCAFGTPSPNPPCDPYANIVDTWYSFNTGWASDLQVIIEAGTAGLVNAALYTDCNEPVYIDCWTEIAAPIDLTGLAPNTDYLVRVWNGGGSEAGSFSICVEGNFNLAIADGIATRGRIWPVPAQGMVQFSNSGAPGIYRVLDAQGRSLLLGAAVHGVNAIPIGGLESGAYLLVVGERPLGRFIKE from the coding sequence ATGACCCGCATCGCCCTGCCCGCATTCCTGTTGCTTCCCGCAACGCTCCTCGCGCAAGCGCCCAACGACGATTGCAGCAGCCCCATCGCCATCGCCTGCGGACAAGCGCTCGAGGGCAGCACCGAAGGCGCCACCGCCGATGCCGCACCCACCTGCGGCGCCACCGTGACCGCACCGGGCGTTTGGTTCAGCATCACGGGGAACGGGCAGCAGATCACGCTGAGCACCTGTCCCGATGAGCAGTACGACACCAAGCTCAACGTGTACACCGGCTCCTGCAGCGACTTGGTATGCGTAGCCGGCAACGACGACGCGAATGGCGATGTGTTCTGCTCCACGGTGAGCTTCGCATCGGAATCGGGCACCGATTACCTCGTGCTCGTGCAGGGTTATGATGGCGATACGGGTCCATTCACGCTCACAGCCTCCTGCGAAGGAATAACCTTCGATGTGTGCCAAGGAGCGCTGCCCATCACCTGCAACCAGACCTTCAACGGAAGCACCGAGAGCGCCACGCCTGATGCGGCCCCCTTCTGCGAGACCGGGATCACGGCCCCCGGTGCGTGGTACAGCTTCGTGGGCACTGGTCAGCAGACCGTGATCAGCACCTGCCCCGATGAGCAGTTCGATACCAAGCTGAATGTGTACACCGGCCCATGCGATGCGCTTGTTTGCGCAACCGGTAATGATGACGCGGCCGAAGGCGTGTATTGCTCCACGGCCACTTTCGTGGCGCAAGCGGGCACCACCTACTATGTGCTGGTGCAGGGCTACGACGGCGAGACCGGCCCTTTCGAGCTCACGGTGAATTGCCTGAGCTGCGGTGCGCCGCTGGACGCGGGAGTGCTCGCCTCGGATGTGACCGCGACAGTGAACTGGGCTTCAACGAACACCTCGGCCACGTACACCGTGGAATACGGCCCGGCCGGATTCACATTGGGTACTGGCACCGTCTTAAGCGGAGCCGTTGGAATTGATGGCCCGCCAGTGCAATTGACCGGCCTCACGCCGACCACCGATTACGAAGCGTACATCCAAGAGCAATGCGGCGCGGACCTCAGCCCGATGGCGGGCCCGCTGGCCTTCACCACCCTCACGGATCCGCCCGCGGTGAACGCGCTGTGCGGAGGCGCCCTGCCCATTACCTGCGGTGGCGAGGTCACCGGTAATACCGAGAGCGGATCGATCGGCGCTGCGCCGACCTGCGCAGCGGCCAACATCACCGCGCGCGGACTCTGGTACAGCTTCACCGGCAACGGCGACGACGCCACGCTCAGCACCTGCCTGAACAGCGGCTACGACACCAAACTCAGCGTATTCACCGGATCATGCAGCGCACTGACCTGCGTGGCAGGCAACGACGATGGCCCGAACTGCCCCGGTAATTCCAGTGAGGTCACTTTCCAGACAACGGCCGGCACGGATTACCTCGTGCTGGTGCATGGCTACGGTGCGGACGAAGGCGATTTCCTGCTCCGCCTGACCTGCACGCCGGCATGCGCACCGGTGGAGAACGATGCATGCACGGATGCCAGTGAGCTCACCGTTCAGCTGCCCGGCGGTTGCGAGAGCAGCACGGGCACCACGGTCTGCGCCTTCGGCACGCCTTCGCCCAACCCGCCATGCGACCCGTACGCCAACATCGTTGATACGTGGTATTCATTCAACACCGGATGGGCAAGCGATCTTCAGGTGATCATTGAAGCCGGTACGGCCGGCCTCGTGAATGCGGCGCTGTACACGGATTGCAACGAACCCGTCTACATCGACTGCTGGACCGAGATCGCCGCGCCGATCGACCTGACCGGCTTGGCCCCGAACACCGATTATCTGGTGCGCGTGTGGAACGGCGGCGGCTCGGAAGCGGGCAGCTTCAGCATCTGCGTGGAAGGCAATTTCAACCTGGCCATCGCTGACGGGATCGCCACGCGCGGGCGGATCTGGCCCGTGCCCGCGCAGGGCATGGTGCAATTCAGCAACAGCGGTGCCCCAGGCATTTATCGCGTACTCGATGCGCAAGGCCGATCGCTCCTGCTCGGCGCTGCGGTCCACGGCGTGAACGCCATCCCCATCGGCGGCTTGGAAAGCGGCGCCTACCTCTTGGTGGTCGGTGAGCGGCCGCTCGGCCGTTTCATCAAGGAGTGA
- a CDS encoding NAD-dependent epimerase/dehydratase family protein, producing the protein MSRILVTGGAGFIASDLALKLASDPKHEVVVVDNLLTGDRRKLPAQLPANMRFIKCDVNRFEDISAVFYAHGFEYVFHYAAVVGVKRTTDNPVMVLRDIDGIRNILDLSKNTGVKRVLYSSSSEVYGEPVEIPQNERTTPLNSKLPYAIVKNIGEAFLRSYQKEFGLEYTVFRFFNTYGPKQSRDFVVSKFIRAALANDDITLYGDGMQTRTFCYIDDNTDACLSAFHGNEVLNDVVNIGSDAELPIKELARMIIEITGSSSRIVHLPPLEEGDMTRRMPDITRMRALLGREPLPLREGLERIIALATVSN; encoded by the coding sequence ATGTCACGCATCCTAGTCACCGGCGGCGCCGGCTTCATCGCCAGCGACCTCGCCCTGAAGCTCGCCAGCGACCCGAAGCATGAAGTAGTGGTGGTGGACAACCTCCTCACTGGCGACCGGCGCAAGCTGCCGGCCCAGTTGCCCGCAAACATGCGCTTCATCAAGTGCGATGTGAACCGCTTCGAGGACATCAGCGCCGTGTTCTACGCCCACGGCTTCGAATACGTGTTCCACTATGCAGCCGTGGTGGGGGTGAAGCGCACCACCGACAATCCGGTGATGGTGCTGCGCGACATCGATGGCATCCGCAACATCCTCGACCTCTCGAAGAACACCGGGGTGAAGCGCGTGCTCTACAGCAGCAGCAGCGAGGTGTACGGCGAGCCGGTGGAGATCCCGCAGAACGAGCGCACCACGCCGCTCAACAGCAAGCTGCCTTACGCCATCGTGAAGAACATCGGCGAGGCCTTCCTTCGCAGCTACCAGAAGGAGTTCGGGCTGGAGTACACCGTGTTCCGCTTCTTCAACACGTACGGCCCCAAGCAGAGCCGCGACTTCGTGGTGAGCAAGTTCATCCGCGCGGCATTGGCCAATGACGACATCACCTTGTATGGCGATGGCATGCAGACGCGCACCTTTTGCTACATCGACGACAACACCGATGCCTGCCTGTCGGCCTTCCATGGCAACGAGGTGCTCAACGATGTGGTCAACATCGGGAGCGATGCCGAATTGCCCATCAAGGAACTTGCGCGCATGATCATCGAGATCACCGGCAGCTCATCGCGCATCGTGCACCTGCCGCCCCTTGAAGAGGGTGACATGACGAGGCGCATGCCCGACATCACCCGCATGCGTGCGCTATTGGGCCGCGAGCCGCTTCCGTTGCGCGAAGGGCTGGAGCGCATCATCGCCCTCGCCACCGTGTCAAACTGA
- the mnmD gene encoding tRNA (5-methylaminomethyl-2-thiouridine)(34)-methyltransferase MnmD: MASKNAHDPLPFQGMQGIESTIRTGDGSHTLAWGDEHYHSLHGAVAESTHVFIRAGLEASGKAHVDLLEVGLGTGLNLLLTWVRCLEGKFVVDYTALEPHPIASEVLERLRHCDDLAWPGLHEPFLERMSSPSEDWHEATGGLRFRKLPTRVQAFNETSAYDVIFFDAFAPRHQAEMWALEVFQRMHDALRPGGLLVTYCAKGEVRRTMQAVGFTVERLPGPPGKREMLRARKD, from the coding sequence ATGGCCTCGAAGAATGCGCACGATCCGCTGCCCTTCCAAGGAATGCAGGGAATTGAATCGACCATCCGCACCGGCGATGGCTCGCACACCCTGGCCTGGGGCGATGAGCATTACCACAGCCTGCATGGCGCAGTAGCCGAAAGCACGCACGTTTTCATCCGGGCGGGCCTTGAGGCATCCGGCAAGGCGCATGTCGACCTGCTGGAGGTTGGACTGGGCACCGGCCTGAACCTGCTGCTCACTTGGGTGCGCTGCCTCGAAGGCAAGTTCGTGGTCGATTACACCGCGTTGGAGCCGCATCCGATCGCGTCCGAAGTGCTGGAGCGCCTCCGCCACTGCGACGACCTTGCCTGGCCCGGCTTGCACGAGCCCTTCCTAGAGCGCATGTCCTCGCCATCGGAGGATTGGCATGAAGCGACCGGCGGCCTGCGCTTCCGCAAGCTTCCCACTCGCGTGCAGGCGTTCAATGAGACCAGCGCTTATGATGTGATCTTCTTCGATGCCTTCGCCCCGCGACATCAGGCGGAGATGTGGGCCTTGGAAGTCTTCCAACGCATGCATGATGCGCTGCGTCCAGGTGGTCTGCTCGTGACCTACTGCGCAAAAGGCGAGGTGCGGCGCACGATGCAGGCCGTCGGATTCACCGTTGAGCGCCTGCCCGGCCCGCCCGGAAAGCGCGAGATGCTGCGCGCCCGGAAAGATTGA
- a CDS encoding nitroreductase has protein sequence MKFSVSEISELIRHRRTIYPKDYSSREVHREVVERILTNATWAPTHGLTQPWRFTVFMGATREQLANFLGETYRSGTPPEKFLQKKLDNMTQRPLQSSVVIAIGLERDPKGKISARDEQWAVACAVQNMHLTCAAYGLGGFWATGGPMTGEAMREFLRLGPEGQAMGLFFIGYPAIEWPSSHRRPLETVSEWRTA, from the coding sequence ATGAAATTCAGCGTGAGCGAGATCAGCGAGCTCATCCGGCATCGCCGCACCATCTACCCGAAGGACTACTCCAGCCGCGAGGTGCATCGCGAAGTGGTGGAGCGCATCCTTACCAATGCCACTTGGGCTCCCACGCACGGCCTCACGCAGCCTTGGCGCTTCACCGTGTTCATGGGGGCAACGCGCGAACAGCTCGCGAACTTCCTGGGCGAGACCTACCGGTCGGGCACGCCGCCCGAGAAGTTCCTGCAGAAGAAGCTCGACAACATGACCCAAAGGCCGCTCCAGAGCAGCGTGGTGATCGCCATCGGATTGGAGCGCGACCCCAAAGGGAAGATCAGCGCGCGCGATGAGCAGTGGGCCGTGGCCTGCGCGGTGCAGAACATGCACTTGACCTGCGCGGCTTACGGCCTCGGCGGCTTCTGGGCCACTGGCGGTCCCATGACCGGTGAGGCCATGCGCGAATTCCTGAGGCTTGGACCCGAGGGCCAAGCGATGGGGCTGTTCTTCATCGGTTATCCGGCGATTGAATGGCCCAGCAGCCATCGGCGTCCGCTGGAAACCGTGTCGGAATGGAGAACCGCCTGA